In Streptomyces sp. RFCAC02, the following proteins share a genomic window:
- a CDS encoding histidine kinase: MRRTHRQDRITDALCVVLALCLGAALAAEAVDSGRQGPPWYVLLCLALTMGSCVVLWWRRGRPVAVAVPVVVASAVTDWGAGAVLVAVFTVAVHRPWRQAAAVFCGAVAASGVFGALRPDPALTAEGLGVAGQVVAVVLVTAVATTPFAAWGMVVRARREVVDSLRDRAERAEAEAALRAEQIRGREREHIAREMHDVLAHRITLLSLHAGALEVRPDMAREQVAAVAGTIRASAHQALEDLREILGVLRAGPDTAVRPQPGVGEIAALVAEAVAAGAPVALEDRLPAGAAPAPAVGRTAYRVVQEGLTNARKHAPGCRADVLLDRSADGRLLVRVTNPLADPGAPVSVPGGQAGLVGLGERVRLAGGRLEHGVHRHPGGGVVFRLEAWLPWTE, from the coding sequence ATGAGGCGGACCCACCGGCAGGACCGGATCACCGACGCCCTCTGCGTCGTCCTGGCGCTGTGCCTGGGCGCGGCTCTCGCCGCGGAGGCGGTGGACAGCGGCCGGCAGGGGCCGCCCTGGTACGTGCTGCTGTGCCTGGCGCTGACCATGGGGAGCTGTGTCGTCCTGTGGTGGCGCCGTGGCCGGCCCGTCGCCGTCGCCGTCCCGGTCGTCGTGGCCTCGGCGGTGACCGACTGGGGGGCCGGCGCCGTGCTGGTGGCCGTGTTCACCGTGGCCGTGCACCGGCCGTGGCGCCAGGCGGCCGCCGTCTTCTGCGGCGCCGTCGCCGCCTCCGGCGTCTTCGGGGCGCTGCGGCCCGACCCGGCCCTCACCGCGGAGGGTCTCGGGGTGGCCGGGCAGGTGGTGGCCGTCGTCCTGGTGACCGCTGTGGCCACCACCCCGTTCGCCGCCTGGGGGATGGTCGTCCGCGCGCGCCGCGAGGTCGTGGACTCGCTCCGCGACCGGGCCGAGCGCGCCGAGGCGGAGGCGGCGCTGCGGGCGGAGCAGATCCGCGGCCGGGAGCGCGAGCACATCGCCCGCGAGATGCACGATGTGCTGGCCCACCGCATCACGCTGCTCAGCCTGCACGCGGGCGCGCTGGAGGTCCGGCCCGACATGGCGCGGGAGCAGGTCGCCGCCGTCGCCGGCACCATCCGCGCGAGCGCCCACCAGGCGCTGGAGGACCTCCGCGAGATCCTCGGCGTCCTGCGGGCGGGGCCGGATACCGCGGTGCGTCCGCAGCCGGGCGTCGGCGAGATCGCGGCGCTGGTCGCCGAGGCGGTGGCGGCCGGCGCGCCCGTCGCCCTGGAGGACCGGCTGCCGGCCGGCGCGGCCCCTGCGCCCGCCGTCGGCCGCACGGCCTACCGCGTCGTCCAGGAGGGCCTGACCAACGCCCGCAAGCACGCGCCGGGCTGTCGCGCCGATGTGCTGCTCGACCGCTCGGCGGACGGCCGGCTGCTCGTGCGGGTGACCAACCCCCTGGCCGATCCCGGGGCGCCGGTGTCCGTGCCCGGCGGGCAGGCGGGTCTCGTCGGGCTGGGGGAGCGGGTGCGGCTCGCGGGCGGCCGCCTCGAGCACGGCGTCCATCGCCACCCGGGCGGCGGCGTCGTCTTCCGATTGGAGGCGTGGTTGCCGTGGACGGAGTGA
- a CDS encoding response regulator transcription factor, with the protein MDGVIRVVVADDDALVRAGLVLILGADPGIEVVAEAGDGEAAVAAVRAHRPDVVLMDIRMPRMDGLAATEAVRAGGAGPAVVVLTTFNTDAHVLGALRAGASGFLLKDVPPTDFLNAVRTVARGESMLSPAVTTRLIGHVLRGGGDTERDRRARRARSALAALSDRERDVALAVGRGGSNADIARELFMSVPTVKTYVSRILGKLECDNRVQVAILVHEAGLGDAGSAGGPAGERGSVR; encoded by the coding sequence GTGGACGGAGTGATCCGCGTGGTCGTCGCGGACGACGACGCGCTGGTGCGGGCCGGCCTGGTGCTGATCCTGGGCGCCGACCCGGGCATCGAGGTGGTGGCCGAGGCCGGGGACGGCGAGGCGGCCGTCGCGGCGGTCCGCGCGCACCGGCCGGATGTCGTGCTGATGGACATCCGGATGCCCCGGATGGACGGCCTGGCCGCCACCGAGGCGGTGCGGGCGGGCGGCGCGGGGCCGGCCGTCGTCGTCCTGACCACGTTCAACACCGACGCCCATGTCCTGGGGGCGCTGCGGGCGGGGGCGAGCGGCTTCCTGCTGAAGGACGTGCCGCCCACCGACTTCCTGAACGCCGTCCGGACCGTGGCCCGGGGCGAGTCGATGCTCTCCCCGGCCGTCACCACCCGCCTGATCGGCCATGTGCTCAGGGGCGGCGGGGACACGGAGCGGGACCGGCGCGCCCGCCGGGCACGCTCGGCGCTCGCCGCGCTCAGCGACCGCGAGCGGGACGTCGCCCTCGCCGTCGGCCGCGGCGGGTCGAACGCGGACATCGCCCGGGAGCTGTTCATGTCCGTGCCCACGGTGAAGACGTACGTGTCCCGCATCCTCGGCAAGCTGGAGTGCGACAACCGCGTCCAGGTCGCCATCCTCGTGCACGAGGCCGGGCTCGGCGACGCGGGGAGCGCCGGCGGCCCGGCCGGGGAGCGGGGATCCGTCAGGTGA